A genomic stretch from Dysgonomonadaceae bacterium PH5-43 includes:
- a CDS encoding UDP-glucose 4-epimerase (product_source=KO:K01784; cath_funfam=3.40.50.720; cog=COG1087; ko=KO:K01784; pfam=PF16363; superfamily=51735; tigrfam=TIGR01179): MKGKILVTGGVGYIGSHTTVELQNAGYEVVIVDNLSNSNENVLDGIEKITGIRPAFEKVDCTDMAGMKNVFNKYPGIRGIIHFAASKAVGESVEKPLLYYRNNIDSLLNLLEIMPEYKVEGLVFSSSCTVYGQPTEENLPVTESAPIQPALSPYGNTKQIDEEIIRDTIYAKAPFKSIILRYFNPIGAHPSAEIGELPNGVPQNLVPYLTQSAMGIRKELSVFGDDYNTPDGSCIRDYINVVDLAKAHVIAVERMLNNISEDKLEYFNLGTGNGVSVLGLINAFETATGVKVPYKIVGRREGDIEQIWANPSYANTVLGWTAQEPIEKTIKSAWDWQLKLRERGIM; the protein is encoded by the coding sequence ATGAAAGGTAAAATTTTAGTTACAGGAGGAGTGGGCTACATAGGTTCTCACACCACTGTTGAGTTGCAAAATGCCGGTTACGAAGTTGTTATTGTTGACAATCTTTCTAACTCTAACGAAAATGTATTAGATGGCATTGAGAAAATAACTGGCATACGTCCTGCTTTTGAAAAAGTTGATTGCACGGATATGGCAGGTATGAAAAACGTATTCAACAAATATCCTGGCATTAGAGGTATTATACATTTCGCTGCAAGTAAAGCAGTAGGTGAGTCGGTTGAAAAACCTTTACTTTACTACAGAAACAACATCGACTCTCTTCTTAACTTATTAGAGATTATGCCAGAATACAAGGTAGAAGGCTTAGTATTCTCTTCTTCTTGCACTGTTTACGGACAACCAACTGAAGAAAATCTTCCTGTTACTGAATCGGCTCCTATACAACCTGCATTATCTCCTTACGGAAATACAAAACAAATCGACGAAGAAATTATTCGCGATACAATCTATGCAAAAGCTCCTTTCAAAAGCATAATTCTTCGTTACTTCAACCCTATAGGAGCGCACCCAAGTGCTGAAATTGGAGAATTACCTAACGGTGTGCCTCAAAACTTAGTTCCTTATTTAACTCAGTCGGCTATGGGTATCAGAAAAGAACTTTCGGTATTCGGAGACGATTACAATACTCCTGACGGTTCTTGTATTCGCGACTACATCAATGTGGTAGACTTAGCAAAGGCTCACGTAATTGCTGTAGAGCGTATGTTGAACAACATTTCGGAAGACAAACTTGAGTACTTTAACTTAGGTACTGGCAATGGTGTGTCTGTATTAGGTTTGATAAATGCTTTCGAAACTGCTACTGGAGTTAAAGTTCCTTACAAAATTGTAGGAAGAAGAGAAGGTGATATTGAACAAATATGGGCTAATCCGAGTTATGCTAATACAGTGTTAGGCTGGACTGCTCAAGAACCTATTGAAAAAACAATTAAATCGGCTTGGGATTGGCAGCTTAAACTAAGAGAAAGAGGTATAATGTAA
- a CDS encoding large subunit ribosomal protein L21 (product_source=KO:K02888; cath_funfam=3.30.1370.10; cog=COG0261; ko=KO:K02888; pfam=PF00829; superfamily=141091; tigrfam=TIGR00061) produces MYVIVDIQGQQFKVEKDQKLYVHHLEGEAGAQVEFDKVLLADNDGNVTVGAPVIEGAKVVAEIITPLVKGDKVLVFKKKRRKGYRKLNGHRQQFSQIVIKDIKA; encoded by the coding sequence ATGTACGTAATCGTAGACATTCAAGGTCAACAATTCAAAGTTGAAAAAGATCAAAAACTGTATGTACACCACTTAGAAGGTGAAGCAGGCGCTCAAGTTGAGTTCGACAAAGTGCTTTTAGCCGACAACGATGGCAACGTAACAGTTGGTGCTCCAGTAATTGAAGGAGCAAAAGTAGTAGCTGAAATTATTACTCCATTAGTAAAAGGAGATAAAGTTTTAGTTTTCAAGAAAAAGAGAAGAAAAGGATACCGTAAATTAAATGGTCATCGTCAACAATTTTCTCAAATAGTGATTAAAGATATTAAAGCTTAA
- a CDS encoding hypothetical protein (product_source=Hypo-rule applied; cleavage_site_network=SignalP-noTM; pfam=PF14289; superfamily=143477): MRYKLLLFVTLCLLTVTACKDQNRFVLEGEITELNNPSIYLFKILNDSSKINIDTITTQEGRFSYESYSDSIVPVVLSLEENSKWITAWVKNGETIKIKGDANNFELIEIKGNQINDELTLFKQNNKDLIKELKTNADSLRVDEIKQQLITNTENFIKAKPSSVASLVLMQNYLLELCEPEVVEEYLALVESPAKDNPLYDLLKVACERLKQAHIEEDQTAE; this comes from the coding sequence ATGAGATATAAGTTATTATTATTTGTTACACTGTGTTTATTAACAGTAACAGCTTGTAAAGACCAAAACAGATTTGTGTTGGAAGGTGAGATAACAGAACTTAACAATCCATCTATTTATCTTTTTAAGATACTTAACGATAGTAGTAAAATAAATATTGATACAATAACAACACAAGAAGGTAGGTTTTCTTACGAATCATATTCCGATTCTATAGTTCCCGTTGTTTTAAGTCTGGAAGAAAACTCTAAGTGGATTACTGCTTGGGTTAAAAATGGAGAAACAATTAAGATAAAAGGTGATGCTAACAACTTTGAGTTGATAGAAATAAAAGGGAATCAGATTAATGACGAACTTACTTTGTTCAAACAAAACAATAAAGACTTAATTAAAGAATTAAAAACAAATGCAGACTCATTAAGAGTCGACGAAATAAAACAACAATTAATAACAAATACCGAAAACTTTATTAAAGCAAAACCGTCTTCTGTTGCAAGCTTAGTGTTGATGCAGAATTATTTATTAGAATTATGCGAACCCGAAGTTGTGGAAGAATACTTGGCTCTTGTAGAAAGTCCAGCAAAAGACAATCCTTTGTATGACTTGCTTAAAGTTGCGTGCGAACGACTAAAGCAAGCGCATATTGAAGAAGACCAAACAGCTGAATAA
- a CDS encoding putative PurR-regulated permease PerM (product_source=COG0628; cog=COG0628; pfam=PF01594; transmembrane_helix_parts=Outside_1_14,TMhelix_15_48,Inside_49_67,TMhelix_68_90,Outside_91_138,TMhelix_139_161,Inside_162_193,TMhelix_194_216,Outside_217_225,TMhelix_226_248,Inside_249_252,TMhelix_253_275,Outside_276_304,TMhelix_305_327,Inside_328_335) encodes MYTGKLFNESIKQIGLLLIILFLACLIVGGLQYFISSVLGGFTLYLILRKPQQYLLNKGWNNTLVTSFLLLITFAFLILVVGGLIALVYSKLQQFHPKVIVDSLYNIHGSILERWEYDIFSEDVIQKALATVGNIIPGILSTTGNVVANVGMMIFILFFMLQQSTAFEKGIENLIPVSRESISMLKTEVHNMTLSNAVGIPLIMIGQGVTAGLAYWLLDAGDPVVWGLLTGIFGLIPVVGTGGVWLPLALNLLIGGNIWQGIVLAIYGALIISSVDNLVRMVFLKKAANVHPLVTLFGVILGMKLFGFWGIIFGPLLISCFMLLIKIYKKEFVVG; translated from the coding sequence ATGTATACAGGCAAACTATTTAACGAAAGTATAAAGCAAATAGGACTTCTTCTTATAATCCTTTTTTTAGCTTGTCTTATTGTTGGTGGACTTCAATATTTCATCAGTTCTGTATTAGGTGGTTTCACCCTCTATCTGATACTCAGAAAACCTCAACAATATTTACTAAACAAAGGTTGGAACAATACTCTTGTCACATCTTTTTTATTGCTTATCACTTTTGCTTTTCTGATTTTAGTAGTCGGTGGTCTGATTGCTTTAGTCTACAGTAAACTACAACAATTCCACCCCAAAGTAATAGTAGATAGTCTTTATAACATACACGGTTCTATTTTAGAGCGTTGGGAATACGATATTTTCTCTGAAGATGTTATCCAAAAAGCTTTGGCAACTGTGGGTAACATTATACCCGGAATACTATCTACCACTGGCAATGTGGTGGCAAACGTGGGTATGATGATTTTTATTCTTTTCTTTATGCTTCAACAAAGCACTGCTTTTGAAAAAGGAATAGAAAACCTTATTCCCGTATCAAGAGAAAGCATAAGTATGCTCAAAACCGAAGTTCATAATATGACTCTAAGCAACGCCGTTGGTATTCCTTTAATTATGATAGGACAAGGGGTTACAGCTGGCTTAGCCTATTGGCTTCTTGACGCTGGCGATCCTGTTGTTTGGGGATTACTAACAGGAATATTCGGTCTTATACCTGTTGTAGGAACAGGAGGTGTCTGGCTTCCTTTAGCTCTAAACCTATTAATCGGTGGAAACATCTGGCAAGGTATAGTACTTGCTATTTATGGCGCATTGATAATATCGAGCGTCGACAATCTTGTAAGAATGGTTTTCTTAAAAAAAGCAGCAAACGTTCACCCTTTAGTTACTCTATTTGGAGTTATTTTAGGAATGAAATTATTTGGCTTCTGGGGAATCATCTTCGGACCTCTACTTATTTCCTGCTTTATGCTATTGATAAAAATCTACAAAAAAGAATTTGTAGTAGGATAA
- a CDS encoding putative transcriptional regulator (product_source=COG3355; cath_funfam=1.10.10.690; cog=COG3355; pfam=PF06078; superfamily=55282; transmembrane_helix_parts=Outside_1_190,TMhelix_191_208,Inside_209_237), producing the protein MSNLSNSLKSLVSQEMITRAAKTVNEDKSKISKAVSLIIPSLLGVLMKKKGHSPQVENILHEAGNLNILSELENICDENPTEEQRKIADDSLQHILGDKAASFTDAIAEEVGISRVATNRLIYMIAPIVIGFIGNKLVRENWTKAQLFEELEKEKSNLQASIPSALTKAFDLDSVLNTIPKKVINKKTNGWVTWLIIIIAVLLAFLCWRACKNENTKIISNEVVETVISTPNLLWFS; encoded by the coding sequence ATGTCAAACTTAAGCAATTCATTAAAAAGCCTTGTTAGTCAAGAGATGATAACAAGGGCTGCAAAAACAGTAAACGAAGACAAGTCGAAAATATCAAAGGCAGTTTCGCTTATCATTCCAAGTTTGTTAGGTGTGTTAATGAAGAAGAAAGGTCATTCGCCACAAGTTGAAAACATTCTTCACGAGGCAGGTAATCTGAATATTCTTTCTGAATTGGAGAATATTTGTGATGAAAACCCTACAGAAGAGCAACGTAAGATAGCTGACGACTCTTTGCAGCATATTTTAGGAGATAAGGCCGCAAGTTTTACCGATGCCATAGCCGAAGAAGTTGGCATTTCGAGAGTTGCCACAAATAGACTTATTTATATGATAGCACCTATTGTTATTGGTTTTATCGGCAACAAATTGGTTAGAGAAAACTGGACTAAAGCTCAACTATTTGAAGAACTCGAAAAAGAGAAAAGCAACCTACAAGCTTCTATCCCTTCCGCTTTAACAAAGGCTTTTGATTTAGATTCGGTATTAAATACTATTCCTAAAAAAGTTATTAATAAAAAAACCAATGGCTGGGTTACTTGGCTTATAATCATAATTGCCGTATTGCTTGCCTTTTTATGTTGGAGAGCTTGTAAAAACGAAAATACAAAGATTATCTCTAACGAAGTAGTAGAGACGGTAATCTCAACACCTAATCTATTGTGGTTTAGTTGA
- a CDS encoding large subunit ribosomal protein L27 (product_source=KO:K02899; cath_funfam=2.40.50.100; cog=COG0211; ko=KO:K02899; pfam=PF01016; superfamily=110324; tigrfam=TIGR00062) codes for MAHKKGVGSSKNGRESHSKRLGVKIFGGEVCKAGNIIIRQRGTQHHPGENVGIGKDHTLYALVDGTVAFRKRKNNRSFVSILPLVEA; via the coding sequence ATGGCACATAAAAAAGGAGTCGGTAGTTCAAAGAACGGACGCGAATCGCATAGTAAACGATTAGGCGTTAAGATTTTCGGAGGTGAAGTATGTAAAGCTGGCAATATTATTATTCGTCAGAGAGGTACTCAACATCACCCAGGTGAAAACGTAGGTATTGGAAAAGATCATACTCTTTATGCTCTTGTTGATGGAACAGTAGCATTCAGAAAAAGAAAAAACAACAGATCTTTTGTTTCTATTCTTCCTTTAGTAGAAGCATAA
- a CDS encoding opacity protein-like surface antigen (product_source=COG3637; cleavage_site_network=SignalP-noTM; cog=COG3637; superfamily=56925), whose translation MKKAILFLLCAMCTFSFVNAQEESEVKKKKGWIGGQFSFTVSGNDYSNHHSSGIEDKLNIAVSPELGLFVNDKVGIGFKFGFGMYETVANEYLEMTDWNQFNAGLFARCIAYKGKLGCVFVDGGFDYISMSPDVSECGDANVFSIGLTPGVLFDVSEAFSILFKFGFFGYQQMKYDGIKYYTGGIDCNLNKCSVGVIFKF comes from the coding sequence ATGAAAAAGGCTATTTTGTTTTTATTGTGTGCTATGTGCACGTTTTCGTTTGTAAACGCTCAAGAAGAATCTGAGGTAAAAAAGAAAAAAGGTTGGATAGGAGGTCAGTTCTCTTTTACAGTCTCGGGAAATGATTACAGTAATCATCATTCGTCAGGTATAGAAGATAAGTTAAATATTGCTGTATCTCCAGAATTAGGTCTTTTTGTTAATGATAAAGTAGGGATAGGTTTCAAATTCGGATTTGGAATGTATGAAACTGTAGCCAATGAATATTTAGAAATGACTGATTGGAATCAGTTTAATGCTGGGCTTTTTGCTCGTTGTATTGCTTACAAAGGAAAGTTAGGTTGTGTTTTTGTTGATGGAGGGTTTGATTATATAAGTATGTCTCCTGATGTTTCAGAATGTGGCGATGCTAATGTTTTTTCTATAGGGCTTACCCCAGGTGTATTATTTGATGTTTCAGAAGCATTTTCTATTTTATTTAAATTTGGTTTCTTTGGATACCAACAAATGAAATACGACGGAATTAAATATTATACAGGAGGGATTGACTGTAACCTTAATAAGTGTTCGGTAGGTGTTATTTTTAAGTTCTAA
- a CDS encoding N-acetylglucosaminyldiphosphoundecaprenol N-acetyl-beta-D-mannosaminyltransferase (product_source=KO:K05946; cog=COG1922; ko=KO:K05946; pfam=PF03808; tigrfam=TIGR00696) translates to MEKLKIFNIDILNITQEDLLKTLNEGVVVTPNVDHLVKLQNDEEFYNIYKQADWVICDSKIIALGLKFLGTPIKEVIPGSSFFHNYYEYHKDNENIKIFLLGAAKGVAEEAMLKINNKIGRNIIVGAHSPSFGFEKNPNECLDIINTVNHSGANVLLVGVGAPKQEKWIYKYKDDLKNIDLFLPLGATIDFEAGNIKRAPKIFQKLALEWLYRMFKDPKRLIKRYLIDDIPFFFFLIKQKIGKYKNPFNN, encoded by the coding sequence ATGGAAAAGCTTAAAATCTTTAACATCGACATACTAAACATAACTCAAGAGGATTTACTAAAAACCTTGAACGAAGGTGTGGTTGTTACTCCAAATGTAGACCATTTAGTAAAACTTCAGAACGACGAAGAGTTTTACAACATCTACAAACAAGCCGATTGGGTTATTTGCGATAGTAAGATAATAGCTTTAGGCTTAAAATTTTTAGGCACTCCTATAAAAGAAGTAATACCCGGCTCTTCGTTTTTTCATAACTACTACGAATACCATAAAGACAACGAGAATATAAAAATATTTCTTTTAGGTGCTGCAAAAGGTGTAGCCGAAGAAGCTATGCTAAAGATAAACAACAAAATAGGACGAAATATTATTGTAGGTGCTCACTCGCCCAGTTTTGGTTTTGAAAAGAATCCGAACGAATGTCTTGATATTATAAATACTGTAAACCATTCGGGTGCAAATGTTTTACTTGTAGGTGTAGGTGCTCCCAAACAAGAGAAATGGATTTATAAGTATAAAGATGATTTAAAGAATATAGATTTGTTTCTACCATTAGGTGCTACCATTGATTTTGAAGCAGGAAACATAAAAAGAGCCCCTAAGATATTTCAAAAATTAGCTTTAGAGTGGCTATACAGAATGTTTAAAGACCCCAAACGACTAATAAAACGTTATCTTATTGACGATATACCTTTCTTCTTCTTTTTGATTAAACAAAAGATTGGTAAATATAAAAATCCATTCAATAACTAA
- a CDS encoding DNA topoisomerase-1 (product_source=KO:K03168; cath_funfam=1.10.460.10,3.40.50.140; cog=COG0550; ko=KO:K03168; pfam=PF01131,PF01751,PF13368; smart=SM00436,SM00437,SM00493; superfamily=56712; tigrfam=TIGR01051), translating to MQKNLVIVESPAKAKTIEKFLGKDYQVLSSYGHIRDLKDKGLGVDVKDNFKPDYTVSDDKVEIVKKLKKATKDSEIVWLASDEDREGEAIAWHLYEVLDLNKKDCKRIAFHEITKSAIQNAIEHPRQIDFNLVDAQQARRVLDRIVGFELSPILWKKIMPSLSAGRVQSVAVRLIVEKERDINQFNAESYFKVQAYFILPDGKTTIKSELNKKFKTEQEAQAFLDKLKNAKFSIEDINTRPGKKSPAPPFTTSTLQQEASRKIGFSVSQTMSIAQKLYEAGLITYMRTDSLNLSDLALGASKNEIQEEFGNEYVKIRQYHTKTKGAQEAHEAIRPSYMNQRVAGSTPAEKRLYKLIWERTIASQMADAELEKTTVAIAISGMPEDKFIVQGEVIKFDGFLRVYLEDTDEENQDANEDAILPPMKINELLVLKEALASEKLTQRPYRYTEASLVRKLEELGIGRPSTYAPTISTIQQRGYVIKGSKEGKEREFITLTLENNIVSKTVKKEIVGADKNKLMPTDSGLVVNDFLVENFPRVLDYNFTADLEKEFDKIADGDLKWTDTLHKFYDLFHPTVEEVSELKTEHKVGERVLGVDPKTGKPVSVKIGRYGAFAQIGTAEDEEKPQFASLAAGQSIETISLDEALQLFGLPRVVGEMEGKAVTAAIGRFGPYLKYNNTFTTIPKGYDPYTITIEDSITLIKEKQERDANKFIKSFPEDEAVQLLNGRFGPYISYNKTNYKLPKDVIPAELSYEEVMKIIKEAPEKKSKTSAKSTKTKSTAKAKTTKTTKTTTKPKAKTKK from the coding sequence ATGCAGAAGAATCTCGTTATAGTTGAATCACCAGCAAAAGCCAAAACCATAGAAAAGTTTTTAGGAAAAGACTATCAGGTTTTGTCGAGTTACGGACATATAAGAGACCTGAAAGATAAAGGTTTGGGTGTTGATGTTAAAGATAACTTCAAGCCTGATTATACAGTATCTGATGATAAGGTTGAAATTGTAAAGAAACTAAAGAAAGCAACTAAAGATTCGGAAATTGTATGGCTGGCATCCGATGAAGACCGCGAAGGAGAGGCTATTGCATGGCACTTATATGAGGTTCTTGACCTGAATAAGAAAGATTGCAAAAGAATAGCATTCCACGAAATAACAAAGAGTGCTATACAAAACGCTATCGAACATCCTCGTCAGATAGATTTTAATTTGGTAGACGCACAACAAGCTCGTCGTGTGTTAGACCGTATTGTAGGTTTTGAGCTTTCCCCAATACTTTGGAAAAAGATTATGCCGTCGTTGTCTGCAGGGCGAGTGCAATCGGTTGCTGTTCGTCTGATTGTTGAAAAAGAAAGAGATATAAATCAGTTTAATGCTGAATCGTATTTCAAAGTGCAGGCTTATTTTATATTGCCAGACGGAAAGACAACAATAAAATCAGAATTAAATAAGAAGTTCAAAACAGAACAAGAAGCTCAAGCTTTCTTAGATAAACTTAAGAATGCTAAGTTTTCGATTGAAGATATAAATACTCGTCCGGGTAAAAAATCTCCAGCTCCTCCATTTACTACATCTACTTTGCAACAAGAGGCATCTCGTAAAATAGGATTTTCTGTTTCGCAAACAATGTCGATAGCACAGAAGTTATACGAGGCGGGGCTTATCACTTATATGCGTACCGACTCTCTTAATCTGTCGGACTTGGCATTGGGAGCGTCAAAGAATGAAATACAAGAAGAGTTTGGTAATGAATACGTAAAAATTCGTCAGTATCATACAAAAACTAAAGGAGCGCAAGAGGCTCACGAGGCTATTCGTCCGTCTTATATGAATCAAAGGGTGGCAGGCTCAACTCCTGCAGAGAAAAGATTATATAAACTTATTTGGGAAAGGACTATTGCTTCTCAAATGGCAGATGCCGAACTGGAAAAAACAACAGTTGCGATTGCCATAAGTGGAATGCCTGAAGATAAATTTATTGTACAAGGAGAGGTGATTAAGTTTGATGGTTTCCTTCGTGTTTATTTAGAAGACACAGATGAAGAAAACCAAGATGCAAACGAAGACGCTATACTTCCTCCTATGAAGATAAACGAATTGCTTGTTTTGAAAGAGGCGTTAGCTTCGGAAAAACTAACACAACGTCCTTATCGTTACACAGAGGCAAGCTTGGTTAGAAAACTTGAAGAGCTTGGTATTGGTCGTCCTTCTACTTACGCACCAACTATTTCTACCATACAACAAAGAGGTTACGTAATTAAAGGAAGTAAAGAGGGTAAAGAAAGAGAGTTTATAACTCTTACTCTTGAAAATAATATTGTTAGCAAAACAGTAAAGAAAGAAATTGTAGGAGCTGATAAGAATAAGCTTATGCCTACCGACTCAGGTTTGGTGGTAAATGATTTTCTTGTAGAGAACTTTCCTCGAGTTTTAGACTATAACTTTACTGCCGATTTAGAGAAAGAATTTGACAAGATAGCAGATGGCGATCTTAAGTGGACGGATACTTTGCATAAGTTCTACGATTTATTTCACCCAACAGTGGAAGAAGTCTCGGAATTAAAGACAGAACATAAAGTAGGCGAGAGAGTATTAGGTGTAGACCCTAAGACAGGAAAACCAGTTTCTGTTAAAATAGGTAGATACGGTGCTTTTGCTCAAATAGGAACAGCCGAAGATGAAGAGAAACCTCAGTTTGCTTCTTTGGCGGCTGGTCAGTCTATCGAAACAATATCTTTAGATGAGGCATTACAACTGTTTGGTCTTCCTCGTGTAGTAGGAGAGATGGAAGGTAAAGCTGTTACTGCCGCTATTGGTCGCTTTGGTCCTTATCTTAAATACAACAATACGTTTACAACAATACCTAAAGGATACGATCCTTATACTATAACAATAGAAGATTCAATTACATTAATAAAAGAGAAACAGGAAAGAGATGCAAATAAGTTTATTAAATCATTTCCTGAAGATGAGGCTGTGCAGTTGTTGAATGGTCGTTTCGGTCCATATATTAGTTATAATAAAACAAACTACAAATTGCCTAAAGATGTAATTCCAGCCGAATTGTCGTATGAGGAGGTTATGAAGATAATAAAAGAAGCGCCAGAAAAGAAGTCTAAGACATCGGCTAAGTCAACTAAAACAAAGTCAACGGCTAAGGCAAAAACAACAAAAACAACAAAAACAACAACAAAGCCGAAAGCGAAGACAAAGAAGTAA
- a CDS encoding magnesium chelatase family protein (product_source=KO:K07391; cath_funfam=3.30.230.10,3.40.50.300; cog=COG0606; ko=KO:K07391; pfam=PF01078,PF13335,PF13541; smart=SM00382; superfamily=52540,54211; tigrfam=TIGR00368), with protein MLVKAFSAALQGVDATIITIEVNCSKGIKFFLVGLPDVSIRESHERITSALEYNGLKFPRKQIVVNMAPADIRKEGSSYDLPLAIAILAGADTILADKISDYLIIGELSLDGVVKPVKGVLSITLKAKEMGFKGIILPQENAREAAVVNGFEVYGVNNIKQVIDFFNNEVELERTIIDTYKEFQLHQNNIDWDFSEVKGQENVKRAMEVACSGGHNLLLIGSPGAGKSMIAKRIPSILPPLSIDESLETTKIHSVAGKINHNGSLVALRPFRSPHHTISSVAMVGGGSYPQPGEISLAHNGVLFLDEIAEFNKGVLEMLRQPLEDRKITISRAKFTVEYPAGFMLIASMNPCPCGHYNNPNKACVCMPHHVQKYLNRLSGPLLDRIDIQVEIVPVPFEDISTTRLSESSASIRERVIKARQIQEKRFENEEGIYCNAQMHTRLLHKHAQPDDAGLLLLKNAMERLSLSARAYDRILRVARTIADLEGTENVLSHHIGEAISYRNLDRENWAG; from the coding sequence ATGTTAGTAAAAGCTTTCTCTGCTGCCTTGCAGGGTGTAGATGCTACTATTATTACTATAGAAGTAAATTGTAGCAAAGGTATCAAATTCTTTTTAGTGGGGCTTCCCGATGTTAGTATTAGAGAGTCGCACGAACGTATAACTTCGGCTTTGGAGTATAACGGATTGAAGTTTCCCAGAAAACAAATTGTGGTTAATATGGCTCCTGCCGACATAAGAAAAGAAGGTTCGTCGTACGATTTGCCTTTAGCTATTGCTATACTTGCAGGTGCAGACACAATACTTGCCGATAAAATATCCGATTATTTAATTATAGGTGAACTTTCGTTAGATGGAGTTGTGAAACCTGTTAAAGGAGTTTTGTCTATAACTCTTAAAGCTAAAGAAATGGGCTTTAAGGGAATTATCTTGCCTCAAGAAAATGCTCGCGAAGCTGCTGTTGTGAATGGCTTTGAAGTTTATGGTGTTAATAACATCAAACAGGTAATAGACTTCTTTAATAACGAGGTAGAATTAGAACGAACTATTATAGATACTTATAAGGAGTTTCAGCTTCATCAAAATAATATTGACTGGGATTTCTCGGAAGTGAAAGGTCAGGAGAATGTAAAAAGAGCTATGGAAGTTGCTTGTTCGGGTGGACATAATTTACTTCTCATAGGTTCTCCAGGGGCAGGGAAGAGTATGATTGCTAAGCGTATCCCTTCTATACTTCCACCTTTATCTATAGATGAAAGTTTAGAAACTACGAAAATACATTCAGTAGCAGGAAAAATAAATCATAATGGTTCGTTGGTGGCTTTGCGTCCGTTTAGAAGTCCACATCACACAATATCAAGTGTTGCAATGGTAGGAGGGGGCTCTTATCCTCAGCCGGGAGAAATAAGTTTGGCTCACAATGGCGTATTATTTTTAGATGAAATAGCCGAGTTTAATAAAGGAGTGTTAGAAATGCTTCGTCAACCGTTGGAGGATAGAAAGATAACGATTTCGAGAGCTAAGTTTACGGTAGAATATCCAGCAGGCTTTATGCTTATCGCATCTATGAATCCTTGTCCGTGCGGACACTATAACAATCCGAACAAAGCCTGTGTTTGTATGCCTCACCACGTTCAAAAGTATCTAAACAGATTGTCAGGTCCATTGTTAGACCGTATAGATATACAAGTAGAGATAGTTCCAGTGCCTTTTGAGGATATTTCAACAACTCGATTGTCTGAGTCGAGTGCAAGTATTAGGGAAAGAGTTATAAAAGCTCGTCAAATTCAAGAAAAACGATTTGAAAATGAAGAAGGTATTTATTGTAATGCTCAGATGCACACACGACTACTTCATAAACACGCTCAACCTGATGATGCTGGTTTGCTTTTGCTGAAAAATGCAATGGAACGTCTTAGTCTTTCGGCTCGCGCTTACGATCGTATACTTAGAGTAGCTCGTACTATAGCCGATTTAGAAGGAACGGAAAATGTATTGTCTCATCACATTGGGGAGGCAATAAGTTATAGAAACTTAGATAGGGAGAATTGGGCAGGATAA